From a region of the Pogona vitticeps strain Pit_001003342236 chromosome 7, PviZW2.1, whole genome shotgun sequence genome:
- the CROCC gene encoding rootletin isoform X6 has protein sequence MTSLLSLQEENHILQQELSRVEDLLAQSRAERDELAIKYNAISERLEESLRLKGPDPVTNADLELDICWRAAGRGAQERETELSASSRRRLEQALHLETGQREQELLENQSLAQQNLELRRRLDEEQAAYKRKLQAYQEGQQRQAQLVQKLQVKVVQYKKKCGEQEQQLLEKSSELEQQRLVSSLDITESRLQQDEEHSNNLENALIRLEEEQQRSASLAQVNAMLREQLDQANTANQALSEDIRKLTTDWTKAREELEQREAEWRREEESFNTYFSNEHNRLLTLWRQLVGFRRHFSEMKTMTERDLSEMRHDLSRSSRTVHAACLNLGSHVRLSESSASAALEKQVLLTAQLEEQLKDKVRDMIQLQVRCDLEKAELSSRINEVTSSLERLKGQNAEKSKTIEMLTQKLETLVREGGTRPRTEAASRVQDQRAAETEEMEALRTESEMLQQTLRDLAQAVISDTDSAIHLPAADRLTEASDSDATSLSLHGLSSSLRTPSPRRRSSPRRGSSPRRSLSPVFSEATLALVQSALQKRQRQLQDLRGKYEATQDLMLSLKKQLAESDNEQRSLERKVQELKDEEDRLTQAKEDAACEAGRFRSMADLLGSEKTVLEKSLQSAQQAQEDLRQEKEKLQLALGDVQRQCDSLAEEKEDLLKDKARAEKEVERSHRQLEQLEGKKSSLKKELVVVKEALSKAVLEKEVAESEKAEVAEALAKAEVSRAEVELALNRLKAEEASMHDSLSKMSALNEGLAQDKMELNQIIIQLEEEKSSLWGKKQEAEQEKATLREELVRLEQEKLDLDTERHGLGHSLHAVEQSRERLEQDLAGLRKEKGQLQEQLGQMSRQRNSAVEELAQMRRDLAGHSEALLRAGKEKEALMKEKACLVVQLASSERENRGLLEECSGLRSEKDTLEMTLFEIQQHLAQLDSRKEQLEADNQTLLLAKEALQVELSRTRKQMEAEVSQLERDKEMATQKLTQSELDAKAARQKAQLAFEEDVDRLQREKEVLRLELESEHKEVLRLLAQEREELLARCEAEKEELSEEMAALQQERDESLLLAENEKQQALSEKESEKAILQEKLSAAQQSLASVQMETERLKREARSRQEQERSTVSALNAELRNLRAQFEEAIAHHEREAKGLHEQARDLTKQRESALREVEELKVQLRLMEEARDTVRRDLAEAHRKVRESREAQELQRKEALDMRRALSDETREKEALQRSNADLRGAVKRAESERISLKRANDEKDQKISLLEEARAAVGKEATDVRSSLQEVERSRLEARRELQELRRQVKMLDSENAKKSKEVAELQARVTLDEQREEESRRESFGLKQKVVESEASRESAKKELHNLHRKLSDLEGQFRQREKELLGSLEEARGHEKKLLDDAHNLELKLEKAQAEVAALSLGLSAAEGRVHGLEVELARVEAMKRDAEFKLGSLHSALRRTLGIGCRGRAPSPAIRGRSASPKRLFLPLKEDPSPEEGPGSPVALTSSPASRPLSPERTLSPSRSEQLVADIDPDVVRAALRDFLQELRESQRDRDEARSQLGLLNRRLAEMEAERDMASARVQQLQKQLAACEEGRRLMDEKLSGAQTALMLQEETQRRNERERKALADKLATLERNLQSDESERRATQEKLHKMKANEAKLEMDKRRLKEVLDASESRGTKLELLRRSLEGELQRAKGALSDREAEVKGLHDRVDLLQRQVAETETKASSLQFSLDRLHLSLAKAVEAESSLKEKVQGLTASLSESHHRATSAQEKGLELQKALTASEHDRRVLQERLEAARQALSEAKKQNGAFTEQLQSLRGERAELELQRDELEGLLRQHEELLRQRQEGEAVALRSLQKVQEDRRLLQERLGHLQRALAQLEGEKREAERCSLRLEKDKNALKKTLDKVAREKLKTHEDSVRLSVEKGRLDRSLNGAEQELMEAQQQIRLLEAQVAELEQALSETSTRQRQKLQVETERLHGSQLQAEGPSDAREERTHRQHIKGLEEQISILKEQLQQETQKGQAPLTILSGK, from the exons ATGACCTCCTTGCTTTCCCTTCAAGAGGAAAACCACATCCTGCAACAGGAGCTCTCCCGAGTGGAAGACCTCCTAGCCCAGAGCCGTGCTGAACGCGATGAGCTGGCCATCAAATACAACGCCATTAGCGAACGG TTGGAGGAAAGCCTGCGCCTCAAGGGTCCTGACCCGGTGACCAATGCAGAT TTGGAGCTGGACATCTGCTGGCGGGCCGCAGGGCGGGGTGCCCAGGAAAGGGAGACGGAGCTCAGCGCCAGCAGCCGTCGGAGG CTGGAGCAGGCCCTGCACCTGGAGACGGGCCAGAGGGAGCAGGAGCTGCTGGAGAACCAGAGCCTGGCCCAGCAGAACCTGGAGCTGCGCCGGCGCCTGGACGAGGAGCAAGCCGCCTACAAGCGCAAGCTGCAGGCCTACCAAGAGGGGCAGCAGCGCCAGGCCCAGCTGGTGCAGAAGCTCCAGGTCAAG GTGGTCCAGTACAAGAAGAAATGTGGGGAGCAAGAGCAGCAGCTGCTGGAGAAATCTTCTGAGCTGGAGCAGCAGCGGCTAGTG AGCTCTTTGGACATCACGGAGTCGCGCCTCCAGCAGGACGAGGAGCACAGCAACAACCTAGAGAACGCCTTGATCCGTCTGGAGGAAGAGCAGCAAAG GAGTGCCAGCCTGGCCCAGGTGAATGCCATGCTGAGGGAACAGCTGGACCAAGCCAACACGGCTAACCAGGCCCTCAGCGAGGACATCCGGAAGCTGACGACGGACTGGACGAAAGCACGGGAGGAGCTGGAGCAGCGGGAGGCAGAGTGGAGACGGGAAGAGGAG TCTTTTAACACGTACTTCAGCAACGAACACAACCGGCTGCTCACCCTCTGGCGGCAGTTGGTGGGCTTCAGGAGGCATTTCAGTGAGATGAAGACCATGACAGAGAG GGACCTCTCTGAAATGAGGCACGACCTGTCCCGCTCCAGCCGCACGGTGCACGCTGCCTGCCTCAACCTGGGGAGCCACGTGCGCCTCTCGGAGAGCAGTGCCAGCGCAGCCCTAGAGAAGCAGGTGCTGCTGACCGCTCAGCTGGAGGAGCAGCTCAAGGACAAGGTCCGCGATATGATCCAGCTCCAGGTCCGCTGTGACCTGGAGAAGGCAGAACTCAGCAGCAG AATCAATGAGGTCACGTCCAGCTTGGAGCGCTTGAAAGGCCAGAATGCAGAGAAGAGCAAGACCATTGAGATGCTGACCCAGAAGCTGGAGACCTTGGTGAGAGAAGGAGGGACCAGGCCTAGGACTGAGGCAG CATCTCGTGTCCAGGACCAGAGGGCGGCAGAAACGGAGGAGATGGAAGCCTTGCGAACAGAGTCGGAGATGCTGCAGCAGACCCTTCGAGACCTGGCTCAG GCAGTGATCTCTGACACTGACAGCGCCATCCACCTCCCGGCAGCCGACCGGCTCACGGAGGCTTCTGACAGCGATGCCACCAGCCTCAGCTTGCACGGCTTGTCCTCGAGCCTCCGGACCCCCTCCCCGCGGCGGCGGTCTTCCCCAAGGCGCGGCTCATCTCCCCGCCGCAGCCTCTCCCCCGTCTTCTCAGAGGCCACCTTGGCCCTGGTGCAGTCCGCCCTGCAGAAGCGGCAGCGGCAGCTTCAG GACCTCCGGGGAAAATACGAAGCCACCCAAGACTTGATGTTGTCCCTGAAGAAGCAGCTGGCAGAAAGCGACAATGAACAGCGTTCCCTTGAGCGGAAGGTCCAGGAGCTGAAGGATGAGGAAGACAGACTAACGCAGGCCAAGGAGGATGCTGCCTGCGAGGCCGGCCGGTTCCGCTCCATGGCCGATCTCCTTGGCAg TGAAAAGACTGTCTTGGAGAAGAGCCTGCAAAGTGCCCAGCAGGCGCAGGAAGATCTGCgtcaggagaaggagaagctgcaGCTGGCCCTTGGTGACGTCCAGCGCCAATGTGACAGCCTtgcagaagagaaggaggacCTCCTGAAGGACAAGGCGCGGGCCGAGAAGGAGGTGGAGCGGAG CCACAGGCAACTGGAGCAGCTGGAAGGGAAGAAGTCCAGCCTGAAGAAGGAGTTGGTTGTGGTCAAGGAGGCTCTGAGCAAGGCTGTCCTGGAGAAGgaggtggcagaaagtgagaaggccGAGGTGGCGGAAGCCCTTGCCAAG GCGGAAGTGAGCCGGGCTGAGGTGGAACTGGCCCTGAACCGTCTGAAGGCCGAGGAGGCCTCCATGCACGACTCCCTCTCTAAGATGAGTGCCCTCAATGAGGGCCTGGCACAAGACAAAATGGAGCTCAACCAGATCATCATCCAG TTGGAGGAGGAGAAATCCTCTCTGTGGGGGAAGAAGCAGGAAGCGGAGCAGGAGAAGGCCACCCTCCGGGAGGAGCTGGTGCGGCTGGAACAGGAGAAGCTGGACCTGGACACCGAGCGGCACGGGCTGGGTCACTCCCTGCATGCTGTGGAGCAGAGCCGGGAGAGGCTGGAGCAGGATCTGGCAGGGCTGCGGAAGGAAAAGGGGCAGCTCCAGGAGCAGCTGGGGCAG ATGTCCCGCCAGAGGAATTCAGCTGTTGAAGAGCTGGCACAAATGCGCAGGGACCTGGCGGGTCACAGCGAGGCCCTGCTCCGGGCAGGCAAGGAGAAGGAGGCACTGATGAAGGAGAAAGCCTGCCTGGTGGTACAGCTGGCATCCTCCGAGCGAGAGAATCGAGGGCTCTTAGAGGAATGTTCTGGCCTAAG gtctGAAAAGGACACTCTAGAGATGACCCTCTTTGagatccagcaacatctggcacAGCTGGACTCCCGGAAGGAGCAGCTGGAAGCGGATAACCAGACCTTGCTTCTGGCCAAGGAAGCCTTGCAGG TGGAGCTCTCCAGGACCCGCAAGCAGATGGAGGCCGAGGTGAGCCAGCTGGAGCGGGACAAGGAGATGGCCACTCAGAAGCTCACTCAGTCAGAGCTCGATGCCAAGGCTGCCCGGCAGAAGGCCCAGCTGGCTTTTGAGGAGGATGTGGATCGTCTCCAGAGGGAGAAG GAGGTGCTGCGCCTGGAGCTGGAATCGGAGCACAAGGAGGTTCTGCGGCTCCTGGCCCAAGAGCGGGAGGAGCTGCTGGCCCGCTGCGAGGCCGAGAAAGAGGAGCTGAGCGAGGAGATGGCGGCCCTTCAGCAGGAGCGAGACGAGAGCCTCCTGCTTGCCGAGAACGAAAAGCAACAG GCTCTCTCGGAGAAGGAGTCGGAGAAGGCCATCCTGCAGGAGAAGCTCTCGGCGGCTCAGCAGAGCTTGGCCAGCGTCCAGATGGAGACAGAGCGGCTCAAGCGTGAAGCCCGGAGCCGCCAGGAGCAGGAGCGG AGCACCGTGAGCGCCTTGAACGCAGAGCTCCGAAACCTGCGCGCCCAGTTTGAAGAAGCCATTGCTCATCACGAGCGGGAGGCGAAAGGGCTCCACGAACAAGCCCGGGACCTGACCAAGCAGCGAGAGTCTGCCCTGCGGGAG GTAGAGGAACTGAAAGTGCAGCTGCGCCTGATGGAAGAGGCCCGTGACACCGTCCGCAGGGACCTGGCGGAGGCACATCGAAAGGTCCGGGAGTCCCGCGAGGCCCAGGAGTTGCAGCGCAAGGAGGCCCTGGACATGCGGAGGGCCCTGAGTGACGAGACCAGAGAGAAAGAGGCTCTTCAGAGGTCCAATGCGGACTTGCGTGGGGCTGTGAAGCGTGCCGAGAGCGAGCGCATCAG tTTGAAGCGAGCCAATGACGAGAAGGACCAGAAGATCTCCCTCTTGGAGGAGGCCCGGGCGGCTGTCGGCAAAGAGGCCACCGATGTGCGCAGCAGCCTCCAAGAGGTGGAGCGGTCGCGGCTGGAAGCCCGTCGGGAACTTCAGGAGCTCCGGCGACAG GTCAAGATGCTGGACAGCGAGAATGCAAAGAAGAGCAAGGAGGTGGCGGAGCTGCAGGCTCGAGTGACCCTGGATgagcagagggaggaggagagcaggcGGGAATCCTTCGGTCTCAAGCAGAAGGTGGTGGAGAGCGAAGCCAGTAGAGAGTCGGCCAAGAAGGAG CTCCACAACCTGCACCGGAAGCTCTCCGACCTGGAGGGGCAGTTTCGCCAGCGAGAGAAGGAGCTTCTGGGCAGCTTGGAGGAGGCCCGGGGCCACGAGAAGAAGCTGCTGGATGACGCCCACAACCTGGAACTCAAGCTGGAGAAGGCCCAGGCCGAGGTGGCGGCGTTGAGCCTGGGCCTGAGCGCAGCCGAGGGCCGGGTCCACGGCCTGGAGGTTGAACTGGCCCGCGTGGAGGCCATGAAGCGGGATGCGGAGTTTAAGCTGGGCAGCCTCCACTCTGCCCTCCGGCGCACCCTGGGCATCGGGTGCCGTGGCCGTGCCCCCAGCCCGGCCATCCGAGGCCGCAGCGCTTCCCCAAAGCGGCTCTTCCTACCGCTGAAAG aggACCCAAGCCCAGAGGAGGGGCCAGGAAGTCCCGTTGCCCTGACCAGCAGCCCGGCCTCCCGCCCTCTGTCCCCTGAGCGCACCCTCTCCCCCTCCCGTAGTGAGCAGCTGGTCGCTGACATCGACCCAGATGTGGTGCGGGCGGCCCTCCGGGACTTTCTCCAAGAGCTGAGGGAGTCACAGAGGGACCGG GATGAAGCCCGTTCCCAGTTGGGTCTCCTGAACCGCCGACTGGCTGAGATGGAAGCCGAACGAGACATGGCCAGCGCCCGAGTGCAGCAGCTACAGAAACAGTTGGCCGCCTGTgaagaag GGAGGCGCCTCATGGACGAGAAGCTGAGCGGGGCCCAGACAGCCTTGATGCTGCAAGAGGAGACCCAGCGCCGCAACGAGCGGGAGCGCAAGGCCCTGGCGGACAAGCTGGCCACCCTGGAGCGCAACCTGCAGTCAGACGAGAGTGAGCGGAGAGCCACCCAA GAGAAGCTCCACAAGATGAAGGCCAACGAGGCCAAGCTGGAGATGGACAAGCGGCGCCTGAAGGAGGTCCTGGATGCCTCCGAGAGCCGCGGCACCAAGCTCGAGCTCCTCCGGCGGTCCCTGGAGGGAGAGCTCCAGCGGGCCAAGGGGGCCCTGAGTGACCGCGAGGCCGAGGTCAAGGGGCTCCATGACCGGGTGGACCTCCTGCAGAGGCAG GTGGCAGAAACCGAGACGAAGGCCAGTTCCCTGCAGTTCTCACTGGATCGTCTCCACCTCTCCCTGGCCAAGGCAGTGGAGGCAGAGAGCTCCCTGAAGGAGAAGGTGCAGGGGCTGACCGCCTCCCTGTCCGAGAGCCACCACAGGGCCACCTCCGCCCAGGAGAAGGGGCTGGAGCTGCAGAAGGCCCTGACGGCCAGCGAGCATGACCGGAGGGTCCTACAG GAGCGCCTAGAGGCAGCCCGCCAGGCGCTTTCAGAAGCCAAGAAGCAAAACGGGGCCTTCACGGAGCAACTGCAGTCCCTGAGAGGGGAGCGGGCAGAACTCGAGCTCCAACGGGACGAGCTGGAGGGGCTCCTCAGGCAGCACGAGGAA ctgctgcgcCAGCGCCAGGAGGGGGAGGCTGTGGCCTTGCGGAGCCTGCAGAAGGTGCAGGAGGACCGGCGTCTCCTGCAGGAGCGCCTTGGCCACTTGCAGCGGGCATTGGCTCAGCTGGAGGGGGAGAAGCGGGAGGCCGAGCGCTGCTCCCTGCGCCTGGAGAAAGACAAGAATGCCCTCAAGAAGACTCTGGACAAG GTGGCACGAGAGAAGCTGAAAACCCACGAGGACTCCGTTCGGCTTTCTGTGGAGAAGGGGCGCCTGGACCGGTCGCTCAATGGAGCGGAGCAGGAGTTGATGGAGGCCCAGCAGCAGATCCGGCTGCTTGAG GCCCAGGTGGCAGAGCTGGAGCAGGCCCTGTCCGAGACGTCCACCCGACAGCGGCAGAAGCTGCAGGTGGAGACAGAACGCCTGCACGGCTCCCAGCTCCAGGCGGAAGGCCCTTCGGATGCCCGGGAGGAGCGGACCCATCGGCAGCACATCAAAGGCCTGGAGGAGCAG ATTTCAATACTGAAGGAACAGCTCCAGCAGGAGACCCAGAAGGGCCAGGCTCCCCTCACCATCCTTTCTGGAAAATAA